A single region of the Glycine max cultivar Williams 82 chromosome 20, Glycine_max_v4.0, whole genome shotgun sequence genome encodes:
- the LOC100804702 gene encoding serine/threonine-protein kinase SRK2E isoform X1: MDRSAMTVGPGMDMPIMHDSDRYELVRDIGSGNFGVARLMRDKHTEELVAVKYIERGDKIDENVRREIINHRSLRHPNIVRFKEVILTPTHLAIVMEYASGGELFERICNAGRFSEDEARFFFQQLISGVSYCHAMQVCHRDLKLENTLLDGSPAPRLKICDFGYSKSSVLHSQPKSTVGTPAYIAPEVLLKKEYDGKIADVWSCGVTLYVMLVGAYPFEDPEEPKNFRKTIHRILKVQYSIPDYVHISPECRHLISRIFVADPAQRISIPEIRNHEWFLRNLPADLMVENTMNNQFEEPDQPMQSIEEIMQIISEATIPAAGTQSLNQYLTGSLDIDDDDMDEDLETDPDLDIDSSGEIVYAM; the protein is encoded by the exons ATGGATCGTTCTGCTATGACTGTTGGGCCAGGAATGGATATGCCGATCATGCATGACAGTGACAGGTATGAGCTGGTCCGTGATATTGGGTCTGGGAATTTTGGGGTGGCAAGGCTCATGAGAGACAAGCACACTGAGGAGCTTGTTGCTGTCAAGTATATTGAGAGAGGTGATAAG ATAGATGAAAATGTACGAAGGGAAATTATAAATCACAGATCACTGAGGCATCCCAATATTGTCAGGTTCAAGGAG GTAATATTGACCCCTACACATTTGGCTATTGTGATGGAATACGCTTCTGGAGGAGAGTTATTTGAGCGGATATGCAATGCAGGACGGTTTAGTGAGGATGAG GCACGCTTCTTCTTCCAACAACTTATATCAGGGGTTAGCTACTGTCATGCAATG CAAGTATGCCATCGTGACTTGAAGTTGGAGAACACATTGCTGGATGGTAGTCCAGCTCCTCGTTTGAAGATTTGTGATTTTGGGTATTCGAAG TCCTCTGTGCTACATTCACAACCTAAATCTACTGTTGGTACCCCTGCATACATTGCTCCTGAAGTTTTGCTTAAGAAGGAATATGACGGCAAG ATTGCAGATGTGTGGTCTTGTGGGGTGACCTTATATGTCATGTTGGTGGGTGCATATCCTTTTGAGGATCCAGAGGAACCTAAAAATTTCCGGAAGACAATTCAT AGGATTTTGAAAGTCCAGTACTCAATTCCTGATTATGTTCATATATCTCCCGAGTGCCGTCATCTAATCTCAAGGATCTTTGTGGCAGACCCTGCACAG AGAATAAGTATTCCCGAGATTCGAAATCACGAGTGGTTTTTGAGGAACCTGCCGGCTGATCTTATGGTCGAGAACACAATGAACAACCAGTTTGAGGAGCCTGATCAACCAATGCAGAGCATTGAAGAAATCATGCAGATAATCAGTGAGGCTACAATTCCTGCAGCCGGAACTCAGTCTCTCAACCAGTATCTTACCGGTAGCTTGGACATTGATGATGACGACATGGATGAGGACCTAGAGACGGATCCCGACCTCGACATTGATAGCAGTGGAGAAATAGTTTATGCAATGTAA
- the LOC100804702 gene encoding serine/threonine-protein kinase SRK2E isoform X2, with translation MRNFISSRVHIDENVRREIINHRSLRHPNIVRFKEVILTPTHLAIVMEYASGGELFERICNAGRFSEDEARFFFQQLISGVSYCHAMQVCHRDLKLENTLLDGSPAPRLKICDFGYSKSSVLHSQPKSTVGTPAYIAPEVLLKKEYDGKIADVWSCGVTLYVMLVGAYPFEDPEEPKNFRKTIHRILKVQYSIPDYVHISPECRHLISRIFVADPAQRISIPEIRNHEWFLRNLPADLMVENTMNNQFEEPDQPMQSIEEIMQIISEATIPAAGTQSLNQYLTGSLDIDDDDMDEDLETDPDLDIDSSGEIVYAM, from the exons ATGAggaattttatttcttctagAGTTCAT ATAGATGAAAATGTACGAAGGGAAATTATAAATCACAGATCACTGAGGCATCCCAATATTGTCAGGTTCAAGGAG GTAATATTGACCCCTACACATTTGGCTATTGTGATGGAATACGCTTCTGGAGGAGAGTTATTTGAGCGGATATGCAATGCAGGACGGTTTAGTGAGGATGAG GCACGCTTCTTCTTCCAACAACTTATATCAGGGGTTAGCTACTGTCATGCAATG CAAGTATGCCATCGTGACTTGAAGTTGGAGAACACATTGCTGGATGGTAGTCCAGCTCCTCGTTTGAAGATTTGTGATTTTGGGTATTCGAAG TCCTCTGTGCTACATTCACAACCTAAATCTACTGTTGGTACCCCTGCATACATTGCTCCTGAAGTTTTGCTTAAGAAGGAATATGACGGCAAG ATTGCAGATGTGTGGTCTTGTGGGGTGACCTTATATGTCATGTTGGTGGGTGCATATCCTTTTGAGGATCCAGAGGAACCTAAAAATTTCCGGAAGACAATTCAT AGGATTTTGAAAGTCCAGTACTCAATTCCTGATTATGTTCATATATCTCCCGAGTGCCGTCATCTAATCTCAAGGATCTTTGTGGCAGACCCTGCACAG AGAATAAGTATTCCCGAGATTCGAAATCACGAGTGGTTTTTGAGGAACCTGCCGGCTGATCTTATGGTCGAGAACACAATGAACAACCAGTTTGAGGAGCCTGATCAACCAATGCAGAGCATTGAAGAAATCATGCAGATAATCAGTGAGGCTACAATTCCTGCAGCCGGAACTCAGTCTCTCAACCAGTATCTTACCGGTAGCTTGGACATTGATGATGACGACATGGATGAGGACCTAGAGACGGATCCCGACCTCGACATTGATAGCAGTGGAGAAATAGTTTATGCAATGTAA
- the LOC100807730 gene encoding pentatricopeptide repeat-containing protein At2g15820, chloroplastic, with the protein MRSTFTLFRSLALSLPHLPWPRPFLFPRPRQFPRLAVTAPESEVLRSAEAEARGPEVEMEVLELSAVPEEWRRARVAWLCKELPAHKAGTLVRILNAQKKWMRQEDATYVLVHCLRVRENETAFKVYKWMMQRNWYRFDFALATKLADYMGKERKFSKCREVFDDIINQGRVPSESTFHILVVAYLSAPVQGCLDEACSIYNRMIQLGGYQPRLSLHSSLFKALVSNPGILSKNYLKQAEFIYHHLVTTGLDVHKEIYGGLIWLHSYQDSIDKERIAELREAMLRAGFEEDREVLLSILRACAREGEVDEAEKTWVKLLKFESEPPALAFVYKMEVYSKVGMPMKSLDIFREMQSKLGRTDVAAYNQIIEILCKAQESELAESIMEDFVRSGLKPVTPSYVYLLSMYFTLELHDKLEEAFYQCLEKCRPNCTLYSIYLNSLVKIGNIDKAEDIFNQMNRDATIGVNARSCNIILSGYLSSGNHLKAEKVYDFMCLKKYEIKSPLMEKLDYILSLKRKVVKRPISLKLSKEQREILIGLLLGGLQIDSDDQRRNHIIRFDFDRNSGSHYVLKSHIYHQFYEWLHPTCKPGDNSENIPDKFCTIASSHFGFYADQFWSKGEPTIPKLVHRWLSPCVLAYWYMYGGHRNSSGDILLKIKGSREGVENIVRKFKAMSMDCKVKRKGRVFWIGILGSNSTWFWKLVEPYIKEDEEFSEAGDETKEQDTEKTEDINFNSDSDE; encoded by the exons ATGCGCTCCACCTTCACCCTCTTCCGATCTCTCGCGCTCTCTCTTCCCCACCTCCCATGGCCGCGCCCCTTTCTCTTCCCGCGCCCCCGCCAGTTCCCTCGCCTCGCCGTGACGGCGCCGGAGAGTGAGGTTCTCCGGTCGGCGGAGGCGGAGGCGAGGGGGCCGGAGGTGGAGATGGAGGTGTTGGAGCTGAGCGCGGTGCCGGAGGAGTGGCGGAGGGCGAGGGTGGCGTGGCTCTGCAAGGAGCTGCCAGCGCACAAGGCGGGGACTCTGGTGAGGATACTGAACGCGCAGAAGAAGTGGATGAGGCAGGAAGACGCCACATATGTCCTCGTCCACTGCCTCCGCGTTCGCGAGAACGAAACCGCATTCAAG GTATACAAATGGATGATGCAACGAAATTGGTATCGATTTGATTTTGCTCTTGCTACCAAGCTAGCAGATTACATGGGTAAAGAGCGAAAGTTTTCAAAGTGCCGTGAGGTATTTGATGATATTATCAATCAAGGCCGTGTTCCTAGTGAGTCAACATTCCATATATTAGTTGTTGCTTATCTTAGTGCTCCTGTTCAAGGTTGTTTGGATGAAGCATGCAGCATTTACAATCGTATGATTCAGTTGGGTGGTTACCAACCCCGTCTTAGCTTACATAGTTCCCTCTTCAAAGCTCTTGTAAGCAATCCGGGGATCTTGTCAAAGAATTACCTTAAGCAAGCTGAGTTTATATATCATCATTTGGTTACAACTGGCCTTGATGTGCATAAAGAAATTTATGGGGGCCTAATTTGGCTGCATAGCTATCAGGATTCCATAGATAAAGAAAGGATAGCAGAATTGAGGGAAGCAATGCTACGTGCTGGATTTGAGGAGGACAGAGAGGTACTATTATCTATCTTGAGGGCTTGTGCAAGGGAGGGGGAGGTGGATGAAGCTGAAAAAACTTGGGTCAAACTTCTCAAGTTTGAAAGTGAACCCCCAGCTCTggcttttgtgtataaaatggAAGTCTACTCAAAGGTTGGCATGCCGATGAAGTCATTGGATATATTTAGGGAAATGCAGTCAAAACTAGGTAGAACAGATGTTGCCgcatataatcaaataatagaGATACTATGCAAAGCACAAGAATCAGAATTGGCAGAATCAATCATGGAAGATTTTGTCAGGAGTGGTCTGAAGCCTGTTACGCCATCATATGTTTATTTACTAAGCATGTACTTCACTTTGGAATTACATGATAAATTGGAAGAGGCATTCTACCAGTGCTTGGAGAAATGTCGTCCAAATTGTACTTTATACAGTATATATCTGAATTCTTTGGTGAAAATAGGTAATATTGACAAGGCCGAGGATATATTTAACCAAATGAATCGTGATGCGACTATCGGTGTTAATGCTCGATCATGTAACATCATCTTAAGTGGATACCTCTCTTCGGGAAACCACTTAAAGGCAGAGAAGGTCTATGACTTTATGTGTCTAAAAAAGTATGAAATTAAATCCCCATTAATGGAAAAGCTTGACTATATCCTGAGCTTGAAAAGGAAAGTTGTTAAAAGACCAATAAGCCTGAAGTTAAGCAAAGAGCAGAGAGAAATCTTGATTGGGTTGCTTTTAGGTGGTTTGCAGATTGATTCTGATGACCAAAGGAGGAATCACATTATTCGTTTTGATTTTGATAGAAATTCTGGCAGCCATTATGTCCTGAAGAGTCATATATATCACCAGTTTTATGAGTGGCTGCATCCTACTTGTAAGCCAGGTGACAATAGTGAAAACATACCGGATAAGTTTTGCACCATTGCAAGCTCTCATTTTGGCTTTTATGCAGATCAGTTTTGGTCAAAAGGTGAACCCACAATTCCAAAACTAGTCCATAGATGGTTGTCACCATGTGTTCTGGCATACTGGTACATGTATGGGGGCCATCGAAATTCATCAGGGGATATTTTGCTGAAAATAAAGGGAAGTCGTGAGGGTGTTGAGAACATTGTCAGAAAATTTAAAGCCATGTCCATGGATTGCAAAGTCAAGAGGAAAGGAAGGGTTTTTTGGATTGGTATTCTGGGAAGCAATTCAACTTGGTTCTGGAAATTGGTTGAGCCATATatcaaagaagatgaagagttTTCTGAAGCAGGCGATGAGACAAAGGAGCAGGATACGGAGAAAACTGAAGATATTAACTTCAATAGTGATTCAGATGAATGA
- the LOC100809323 gene encoding myb family transcription factor EFM isoform X1 — MGLVVPEEELSLDLRPSFVPKTITDFLCHLSTTPNASHKVSLLDDFVHRLELELAKIQAFKRELPLCMFLLNDAISALKVESEKCRACKSEPVFEEFIPLKKECDQRKEIEKEKECRDKKNWMSSFQLWNNDDKADNNNNAYECDKKHNYRVENKNNGEKRKSVTKDLFQYGRIRNGEKGFVIPFSSYPATKEEKEDCVANGLSLQTPGTAVKSTREGSGCRTSSCRVGSSAPSPLHQPQSSRKQRRCWSPELHSRFIKALEVLGGSQAATPKQIRELMRVDGLTNDEVKSHLQKYRLHTQRVPVATAANFSRSAVDLGGLWMHNESLKGGSSGSPQGPLQLATQSGEATSQTEGDNMIDDDDVKSDL, encoded by the exons ATGGGTTTGGTGGTTCCTGAAGAAGAACTAAGCTTAGATTTGAGACCCTCTTTTGTTCCAAAAACCATCACTGATTTTCTCTGCCACCTTTCCACCACCCCAAATGCATCCCACAAGGTGTCCTTGCTCGATGACTTTGTCCACAGATTGGAACTCGAATTGGCCAAGATCCAAGCATTCAAACGCGAACTTCCTCTCTGCATGTTCCTCTTAAATGATG CAATTTCAGCTTTGAAGGTGGAATCAGAAAAATGCAGGGCTTGCAAGTCTGAGCCAGTGTTTGAGGAGTTCATTCCTCTGAAGAAAGAGTGTGATCAGAGGAAGGAAATTGAGAAGGAGAAGGAATGCAGGGACAAGAAGAATTGGATGAGTTCTTTTCAGCTTTGGAACAATGATGATAAAGctgataataataacaatgcATATGAATGTGACAAAAAACACAACTATAGAGTTGAAAACAAG AATaatggagaaaaaagaaaatctgtGACCAAGGACTTGTTCCAATATGGTAGAATTAGAAATGGAGAGAAGGGGTTTGTTATTCCTTTTTCCTCTTACCCTGCAacaaaggaagaaaaggaagatTGTGTTGCCAATGGACTTTCTCTTCAGACACCTGGAACTGCAGTGAAAAGCACTAGGGAGGGATCTGGTTGTAGAACCAGCTCTTGCAGGGTGGGTTCCTCCGCTCCTTCACCGCTGCATCAGCCACAAAGCAGCCGGAAACAAAGGCGGTGCTGGTCACCGGAGTTGCATAGCCGGTTTATTAAGGCTTTAGAGGTGCTTGGAGGTTCTCAAG CAGCTACTCCAAAGCAAATTAGGGAACTCATGAGGGTAGATGGCCTGACCAATGATGAAGTAAAGAGTCATTTACAA AAATACCGGCTTCATACACAGCGAGTTCCAGTTGCTACAGCTGCAAATTTTAGTCGGTCTGCTGTAGATCTTGGAGGCTTGTGGATGCACAATGAATCCTTGAAGGGTGGCAGTTCTGGTTCTCCTCAAGGCCCTCTCCAATTAGCCACACAATCGGGGGAAGCAACATCCCAAACAGAAGGTGACAACATgatagatgatgatgatgtaaaATCGGACTTATAA
- the LOC100809323 gene encoding myb family transcription factor EFM isoform X2, protein MGLVVPEEELSLDLRPSFVPKTITDFLCHLSTTPNASHKVSLLDDFVHRLELELAKIQAFKRELPLCMFLLNDAISALKVESEKCRACKSEPVFEEFIPLKKECDQRKEIEKEKECRDKKNWMSSFQLWNNDDKADNNNNAYECDKKHNYRVENKNNGEKRKSVTKDLFQYGRIRNGEKGFVIPFSSYPATKEEKEDCVANGLSLQTPGTAVKSTREGSGCRTSSCRVGSSAPSPLHQPQSSRKQRRCWSPELHSRFIKALEVLGGSQATPKQIRELMRVDGLTNDEVKSHLQKYRLHTQRVPVATAANFSRSAVDLGGLWMHNESLKGGSSGSPQGPLQLATQSGEATSQTEGDNMIDDDDVKSDL, encoded by the exons ATGGGTTTGGTGGTTCCTGAAGAAGAACTAAGCTTAGATTTGAGACCCTCTTTTGTTCCAAAAACCATCACTGATTTTCTCTGCCACCTTTCCACCACCCCAAATGCATCCCACAAGGTGTCCTTGCTCGATGACTTTGTCCACAGATTGGAACTCGAATTGGCCAAGATCCAAGCATTCAAACGCGAACTTCCTCTCTGCATGTTCCTCTTAAATGATG CAATTTCAGCTTTGAAGGTGGAATCAGAAAAATGCAGGGCTTGCAAGTCTGAGCCAGTGTTTGAGGAGTTCATTCCTCTGAAGAAAGAGTGTGATCAGAGGAAGGAAATTGAGAAGGAGAAGGAATGCAGGGACAAGAAGAATTGGATGAGTTCTTTTCAGCTTTGGAACAATGATGATAAAGctgataataataacaatgcATATGAATGTGACAAAAAACACAACTATAGAGTTGAAAACAAG AATaatggagaaaaaagaaaatctgtGACCAAGGACTTGTTCCAATATGGTAGAATTAGAAATGGAGAGAAGGGGTTTGTTATTCCTTTTTCCTCTTACCCTGCAacaaaggaagaaaaggaagatTGTGTTGCCAATGGACTTTCTCTTCAGACACCTGGAACTGCAGTGAAAAGCACTAGGGAGGGATCTGGTTGTAGAACCAGCTCTTGCAGGGTGGGTTCCTCCGCTCCTTCACCGCTGCATCAGCCACAAAGCAGCCGGAAACAAAGGCGGTGCTGGTCACCGGAGTTGCATAGCCGGTTTATTAAGGCTTTAGAGGTGCTTGGAGGTTCTCAAG CTACTCCAAAGCAAATTAGGGAACTCATGAGGGTAGATGGCCTGACCAATGATGAAGTAAAGAGTCATTTACAA AAATACCGGCTTCATACACAGCGAGTTCCAGTTGCTACAGCTGCAAATTTTAGTCGGTCTGCTGTAGATCTTGGAGGCTTGTGGATGCACAATGAATCCTTGAAGGGTGGCAGTTCTGGTTCTCCTCAAGGCCCTCTCCAATTAGCCACACAATCGGGGGAAGCAACATCCCAAACAGAAGGTGACAACATgatagatgatgatgatgtaaaATCGGACTTATAA
- the LOC100813442 gene encoding uncharacterized protein, which produces MGLKFTHGVVILIVISASMFSVSMANKDWSFGFNYTDWWSRFGNHPQNKTQQQPRQILVGGSEHWHYGFNYTDWAFKTAPFYLNDTLVFKYDAPNATSFPHSVYMFKSFGSFLKCDIKKAKMLANPTQGSGEGFKFVLKKWQPHYFACGERNGFHCNNGTMKFAVMPMFRPFWKWP; this is translated from the exons ATGGGTCTGAAGTTTACACATGGAGTGGTGATATTAATTGTTATAAGTGCTTCAATGTTTTCAGTGAGCATGGCCAACAAGGATTGGTCCTTTGGTTTCAACTACACTGATTGGTGGTCTAGATTTGGGAATCATCCTCAAAACAAAACACAGCAACAACCCAGGCAAATTCTCGTGGGTGGCTCAGAGCATTGGCACTACGGTTTCAACTACACCGATTGGGCCTTCAAGACTGCCCCATTTTACCTCAATGATACTCTAG TTTTCAAATATGATGCTCCAAATGCCACCAGTTTCCCACACAGTGTGTACATGTTCAAAAGTTTTGGGAGCTTCTTGAAGTGTGACATTAAAAAGGCTAAGATGCTAGCAAATCCCACACAAGGTTCGGGAGAGGGCTTCAAGTTTGTGTTGAAGAAGTGGCAGCCTCACTACTTTGCCTGTGGTGAGAGAAATGGCTTCCATTGCAACAACGGTACCATGAAGTTCGCTGTGATGCCAATGTTTCGTCCCTTCTGGAAGTGGCCTTGA
- the LOC100808787 gene encoding pentatricopeptide repeat-containing protein At5g39710 has translation MNLWTQFNLSQNHTRGIGHNTMAFPSSSSSSNHSLIADKAIAFLKRHPQRLASLSPHFTPQAASYVLLNSQSDQRTLLNFLTWAQAQAQAHNFFFTPHCKCLALHILVRFKLYRTAHSLAADLAATLPDPTGASLFRHLHDTFHLCSSPFSSSAVFDLVVKSLSRLGFVPKALTLLHLANRHGFAPTVLSYNAVLDALLRRSSSNHRDYDDAERVFRDMVRNGVSPNVYTYNVIIRGVVSQGDLEKGLGFMRKMEKEGISPNVVTYNTLIDASCKKKKVKEAMALLRAMAVGGVAANLISYNSVINGLCGKGRMSEVGELVEEMRGKGLVPDEVTYNTLVNGFCKEGNLHQGLVLLSEMVGKGLSPNVVTYTTLINCMCKAGNLSRAVEIFDQMRVRGLRPNERTYTTLIDGFCQKGLMNEAYKVLSEMIVSGFSPSVVTYNALVHGYCFLGRVQEAVGILRGMVERGLPPDVVSYSTVIAGFCRERELGKAFQMKEEMVEKGVLPDTVTYSSLIQGLCLQQKLVEAFDLFREMMRRGLPPDEVTYTSLINAYCVDGELSKALRLHDEMVQRGFLPDNVTYSVLINGLNKKARTKVAKRLLLKLFYEESVPDDVTYNTLIENCSNNEFKSVEGLVKGFCMKGLMNEADRVFKTMLQRNHKPNAAIYNLMIHGHSRGGNVHKAYNLYMELEHSSFACHTVAVIALVKALAREGMNDELSRLLQNILRSCRLNDAKVAKVLVEVNFKEGNMDAVLNVLTEMAKDGLLPDGGIHSSAPAST, from the coding sequence ATGAATTTGTGGACTCAATTCAACCTTTCCCAGAATCACACAAGAGGCATTGGGCACAACACAATGGCTttcccttcatcttcttcttcttcaaaccACTCTCTCATAGCCGACAAAGCAATCGCTTTTCTAAAACGCCACCCTCAAAGACTCGcatctctctctcctcacttcACTCCCCAAGCAGCTTCTTACGTTCTCCTCAATTCCCAATCCGACCAACGCACCCTCCTCAACTTCCTCACCTGGGCCCAAGCCCAAGCCCAGGCCCACAACTTCTTCTTCACGCCTCACTGCAAGTGCCTCGCCCTCCACATCCTCGTCCGCTTCAAGCTCTACCGCACCGCCCACTCCCTCGCCGCGGACCTCGCCGCCACCCTCCCCGACCCCACCGGCGCCTCCCTCTTCCGCCACCTCCACGACACCTTCCACCTATGCTCCTCCCCCTTCTCCTCCTCCGCCGTCTTCGACCTCGTCGTCAAATCCCTCTCCCGCCTCGGCTTCGTCCCCAAAGCCCTCACCCTCCTCCACCTCGCCAACCGCCACGGCTTCGCCCCCACCGTCCTCTCCTACAACGCCGTCCTCGACGCTCTCCTCCGGCGGAGCTCGTCGAATCATCGCGACTACGACGACGCGGAACGAGTGTTCCGCGACATGGTCCGGAACGGCGTGTCGCCGAATGTGTACACTTACAACGTCATCATCCGCGGCGTGGTTTCTCAAGGGGACTTGGAGaaagggttagggtttatgcGTAAAATGGAAAAGGAAGGAATTTCACCCAATGTGGTTACTTATAATACCCTAATCGATGCTTcttgcaagaagaagaaggtgaagGAGGCGATGGCGCTGCTGAGAGCGATGGCGGTTGGGGGCGTCGCCGCAAATTTGATTTCGTACAATTCAGTGATTAATGGATTGTGTGGTAAAGGGAGAATGAGTGAGGTTGGGGAATTGGTTGAGGAGATGAGGGGGAAAGGGTTGGTTCCTGATGAGGTTACTTACAATACTCTCGTTAATGGGTTTTGCAAAGAAGGGAATTTGCATCAGGGGTTGGTGCTGCTTTCGGAAATGGTTGGTAAAGGGTTGTCTCCCAATGTTGTTACATATACTACTTTGATTAATTGTATGTGTAAGGCCGGGAATTTGAGTCGCGCCGTGGAGATTTTCGATCAGATGCGTGTCAGGGGGCTGAGGCCGAATGAGAGGACTTACACTACTTTGATTGATGGGTTCTGCCAGAAAGGGTTGATGAATGAGGCTTATAAGGTCTTGAGTGAGATGATTGTTAGTGGATTTTCGCCATCGGTTGTGACTTACAACGCCCTTGTCCATGGATATTGCTTCTTGGGGAGGGTGCAGGAGGCTGTGGGAATTTTGAGGGGGATGGTTGAGAGAGGTTTGCCTCCTGATGTTGTTAGTTATAGCACTGTTATAGCTGGTTTTTGCCGGGAGCGTGAGCTGGGAAAAGCGTTTCAAATGAAGGAGGAGATGGTTGAGAAGGGTGTCTTGCCTGACACGGTCACCTATTCGTCGCTCATACAAGGTCTTTGTCTGCAGCAGAAACTGGTGGAAGCTTTTGATTTGTTCCGAGAGATGATGCGCAGGGGTCTCCCGCCTGATGAGGTTACTTATACTAGTTTGATTAATGCTTATTGCGTTGATGGGGAGTTGAGTAAGGCTCTTCGTTTGCATGATGAAATGGTGCAGAGGGGTTTTTTGCCTGATAATGTTACCTATAGTGTGCTTATTAATGGACTTAATAAGAAAGCTAGGACAAAAGTAGCAAAGAGGCTTCTTCTGAAGTTGTTTTATGAGGAGTCTGTACCAGATGACGTAACATACAATACGCTGATAGAAAACTGCAGTAATAATGAATTTAAGAGTGTGGAAGGTCTTGTTAAAGGATTCTGCATGAAGGGTTTGATGAATGAAGCAGATCGAGTTTTTAAGACAATGCTTCAGAGGAATCATAAGCCCAATGCagcaatttataatttaatgatacaTGGACATTCTAGAGGGGGAAATGTTCACAAGGCATATAATCTGTATATGGAGTTGGAGCATTCTAGTTTTGCTTGTCATACAGTGGCTGTAATTGCTCTCGTTAAAGCACTAGCTAGGGAAGGGATGAATGATGAGCTGAGTCGGTTATTGCAAAACATATTGAGGAGCTGTAGGCTCAACGATGCCAAGGTagctaaagtacttgttgaggTTAACTTTAAAGAAGGTAACATGGATGCTGTTTTGAATGTGCTAACTGAAATGGCCAAGGATGGCCTACTACCTGATGGTGGAATTCATTCATCTGCTCCAGCAAGTACCTaa